In Rutidosis leptorrhynchoides isolate AG116_Rl617_1_P2 chromosome 2, CSIRO_AGI_Rlap_v1, whole genome shotgun sequence, one genomic interval encodes:
- the LOC139889725 gene encoding uncharacterized protein: MAAARLQPAITVSNIKNFVPITLGLNTSHYSSWAELFKIHCQAFDVLDHIVPSNDASSGSSNAGQTQRTNAADWTKLDAIVLSWIYGTLSNELLLNILTPGSTAQQTWDQIKGIFHDNQNSRAVHLAAKFTNTKLENFSNMSTYC, translated from the coding sequence ATGGCTGCCGCCAGGTTACAGCCTGCAATTACTGTTAGCAATATCAAAAACTTTGTTCCAATTACCCTTGGACTCAACACAAGCCATTACTCTTCATGGGCTGAATTATTCAAGATTCATTGTCAAGCTTTTGACGTTCTTGACCACATCGTCCCCTCCAATGATGCTTCGTCTGGTTCTTCCAATGCCGGACAAACTCAACGGACTAATGCTGCTGATTGGACCAAACTAGACGCCATTGTTCTCTCCTGGATTTATGGTACTCTCTCCAACGAATTACTGCTCAACATACTCACTCCTGGTTCCACCGCTCAACAAACGTGGGACCAAATCAAAGGCATATTCCATGACAATCAAAATTCGAGGGCTGTTCACCTTGCTGCTAAATTTACTAACACCAAGCTCGAAAATTTCTCCAATATGTCTACTTACTGCTAG